From the Halococcus hamelinensis 100A6 genome, the window CGGGAGATGTGTCGGCTCGGGTGCGACGTCGTATTCCGTGATAACCAACAGCAGGAGCATCACTCCCGTCACGACCATCCCCTTCGTGAAATCGTTCATCGTCGGTCCCAGTATCCTCCTTCGTCGTCCGATTCGGTATCGACTTCGGAGTGCTTACCGCGCGACTGGAACGATGGCGTCCGAGACGGCCTGTTTCACCTGGAGGGCGGCGCTCGCGGCGAGCCCGCGTGCGACCTCGTCGCGGTCGTCGTCGTCGAGCCCCTCGTCGAGGTCGCTGTCGGCCGGGAGGCCCGCGCTGACGGGGTGGCCGATGGGCGGCTGGACCGCGACGGTTCCCTCGGGGCCGTCGCTCCCGGCGACGATCTGCGCGCCGACGACGTACTCGTCGGGGAGGTACTCCCGGGTGCGGGCGACCACGGTGTCGAGGCCCGCCTGGAGCGTCCGGCGTTGCTCGGGCGAGAGCTCCGGCACGTCGGCGTTCGCGCGCCGTCCGGGGTCGGTGTCGGTCGGTTGTCCCGCGTATGGCGTGTTGCCGGTCATGAGAAGAACGCCCTCCCTATTCGTCACGGCCTCAAAAACCCCCCGACTACAGGATCGGCTCGCTCTCGCCGTAGGCTCCGACCACCACCGCGGTGGCGTACGCGTCCGAACGGTGGGGGTCGAGGTCCGTCGCGGTGTCGGCGGTCACCACGCGCTCGTCGACGAACGACCACTCCCGAAGGTCCCGGCCCGCGGTCAGCCCCTCGGTGACGCGGTCGCGGACCGCTTCGGGGTCGGAGCCCGAGGCTTCGTAG encodes:
- a CDS encoding DUF5811 family protein — translated: MTGNTPYAGQPTDTDPGRRANADVPELSPEQRRTLQAGLDTVVARTREYLPDEYVVGAQIVAGSDGPEGTVAVQPPIGHPVSAGLPADSDLDEGLDDDDRDEVARGLAASAALQVKQAVSDAIVPVAR